TGCACCTAGTTTCTTTTTAGAtaaccatttatttattttttaaaaaatcttaaatcctaatttaaactcattataaataaaataaatgatattatattaaaaatattatctcattAAACACCATTCAATTTTACTTTCGTTTTTAAATAAGactataaaattcttttttgtaatattagcaaacattttatcaattattatatatgaatcCAATGACatctaaaaacaccataaactttaataaaagaatgaaatctaaaaccaatgaaactttaataaaaatatcaaggaaaaaaatttaaaataaaaaaataaggatcaaattgaaaaaataaaaggaccaagaacaaaaattaaaaataaaaagaacaaggattgaaattgaaatacaaaaaaaaaaaaaaacaaagaagaaaaaaaaaacattatagaaaaggtagagataaaagaaaagaaaataaccatCGATAACAAACCATCCATCTTCTGTCATCACGAGTTGTACAGGGAGAAAGAGAATGTGGCGATGCTTCCAACTATATGACAAAAGGGTAGGTTTGAGTAATAAGAATAATGAccgaattgaagaaaaaaaatagaaggaccaagaacaaaaaaaaaaaaacaatgattgaaattgaaatacaaaaaaatataaaaaaataaaaacatgacaaaaaaggtaaagataaaagaagaaaaaaataaccaccGACGACAAACCATCTACCTTCTGCCATCACGAGTTGcaccaagaaaatgagaatgCATCGATGCTTCCAACTATAAGACAGAAAGGTAAGTTTGAGGCTAATGAGACGTGTTGAACGTGTTGTCCAAAGGGCTCAAGTGCATGGAGAGCACacaccaacatcttttttaatataaagattaattattcaacataaaaagattaaaatgccctttatgaatatagaataaacaaattattctctatgaaatgataaaaacgCCCTTGAAtgtatgttttattttcttattccaatggtaaaaatgtttttttttattgtaatacaaaaaataaaaagacataaatATTGTTggtcaataattataattttctttatttaaagggtaaattaatcattttatgtttttaaaagtgaaaaagaCGCATATATTTCTTGGTAACCTTTTGATGGCCAATAAACCcctgaaaaatatcaaattatcctCAATACCAAGGCATTCTATTTTTCCttcaaagggaaaaaacaaaatttcactatagcaatgatattttttttttttaccaaggcATCCTATTTTTTCCgcgttttatagttttttttttaattaatagtaaTTCAGTTTACATTCTCAAGAATAAAAACAGGGggtttatagttgttttttcattctcttgATAATTTGCTCAGCAAGCTAGTTCTTGATATTACATAAATCTGATAATTGTTCACATATCAATCAAGTTGAACATCAGAATTTATAAGTTACACTGAAATatggaagaaaaatataaaatccaatCATTTATGCTAGAGGTCTCAACTAGCAAACCATAGCTTTTAGACCCGACCCGGTCCAAGTCCCAGGTCACCcaggttaatttgtttttttaataaatcaaaatggtgttattttagtaaaataataataataataataataaaagtcaacggattaaacttgatttttgacTATGTTGCCGGGTAAAATcgggttttttcttcaacccgactTAGTTCTAACCCTGAGTTAATCGAGTCCCATATTGATTTGCTAGACTAGCTAAGttttaaaaccataataaaGCTTTGAATAGGCCAACTAGCTTGAGAATGagattcaattttaattacacattaatcttaaaataaatcattttaaaaatcactattattatattaacaatatcGATTTAAGTTAAGAATCACTTGAACAATAATTAAAGACCcgtatttaacaaaaaaattataaaaataaatatttacttatttgacataaataaaaaaattattattatttttaaattgtttaaaaaaaattttcatttataattttactcaATTTACGTTGAGACCTCATACCTACCATCTAacactttgttttttcatatactCTATTTTGTACGTTCCATAACATTCCCATATACACCCATTAATTAAAGGATAAATCTCCATCATAGGAATTGCTTTTAACAAAAAAGGAATTAATAgattcatgaaataaataaccagaaaatcaacaaaaaattctTTCAAAGCCACTATTACTATCCCGGAAGAATTCATGACTTTTTTTATCCCTAATTTGAAgcacaaatattaattaaataactaaGTTTTctgtaataaaatttatttgtgtcAACTAtagttatggaaaaaaaaatttgagtcgATTCACATATTATTgaatcaattgtttttattaaaataataattttttttatttttttcttgattttttattaattaatcttatttaactaaactaaaaacctaattatactatacttttaaaacactttaaaaaatcactatatTGATATTATGTACATAAATTATTTGTACTATAGACcacattataattatttagaggATTATAgagactttgttttttttattttttatttttgaaaagttgTTGGGTCTCACATAACCACGAGACTCAATGCTCTTGGGTCTGACTTGGCTGTTAGACCAAAgaacctataaaaaataaataaataaaattttaaaaaattaattaggatttatatttaggttaatttaaagataatttaaatgtttttttatataaaaagaataacaaattataaaaaaattaattagcatttcaATTTATGGTACtttaaaggtaatttaattttttttaataacaaataaaaaaatttaattagacaTGACCGTCAAATCCAATGTTTTTGGGTTTGCTTGGCTGTTAGACCGTAGGCTCTTGAGCTTGGCATGACCACCAAACTAAGAGGCTTAAaacattttctataattttaatatttttttgatatttttaaaaaattaatattaacctaTTGTGGAGCACAAACCAATATACTAGTAAAAGTTAATTGAGGTTGGATTCGTTAACTAtaaatctatttgtttttgtgttttaaaaatgtatttgacaaaattgaattatttatttattttttctttgcatcaaatattttttttttatattttcagattatttttaatacgttaatgtcaaaaataatttttttaaaataaaaactatttttttaatattttttctaataaaaaatactctaaaaaacaatcataaacaTACCCCTAACGTTAACTGCTTTTCAACGTTTTCACGGTCTAATCCCATAATCATAAAGAGCAGGATGGTCCAAGACGGAAAAGCGAAACTGGAGCCCGCTGAAAGAGGGATAGCGGCGGAATTTCAGAgaaagatttgaattttaacgTCCCCtcgacaaaaacaaaagaagccaCAAAAGGAAACCTCAGAAGACAGCCCATGAAAATCCACCaactaaaactaataaaaataatattagactGTAAAATACTGAACCCACCAACTAAAACTCACAAAGAACcaatctttaattttgtttccaaaAATCTGACTGTTTTTCAAATTCTTGAGATTTAGAACCTTCTGTTTCTTGATTTGTGTAAACAAGGAAGTGGAGAGAGCAGTAtctaaaagaagaagaggaggtaactttttgcttttttacttttatgttttgtttatgCTGTTTTGAGGCAAAATTTGAATGGCCCATTTTCTAGTTTGAGTTCTTTTGTTGTAATTTCACTCCCAAAGCAAAGTTTGGCCTTTGGAAATCTTACTTCAGGCTTAAAGATTTGATCTTGGaggagaattttttttgtattttagattcatatgtttgtttaagttgTTTGTCATTTCTATCAAAGTCTTTTTTTCCTCTGATTCCGTTGAGCGTGGAATTATATTTCTGGTTTGGATGTTAATGAGTCTATCACGAATCTGATAGTTGAAGTTAACAGTTCTCATGGAGAGCCCTTCGAATTGGCAACAACGAAGAGCCTTTGTTAGGTACTAAATCATTGCAAATGACAGAGTAGCAACTCAGTTGTggagatgatatattttgataatttcgATCCCATTTGATTGTTTGGTTTCAGGTCAACAATGGGAAGAAATCTGAGTCCAATACTGCGGCAAGAATTGGCGAATCTTGACAAAGATGCTGATAGTCGTAAATCAGCAATGAAAGCACTGAAATTATATGTGAAAGGCTTGGATTCTAAGGCAATCCCACAATTTCTAGCTCAAGTTTCCGAAACGAAAGAAACTGGGTCTTTGTCCGGTGAATACACAATTTCACTGTATGAAGTTCTTGCTCGTGTCCATGGAGTTAATATTGTAACTCAGGTTGATAGTATCATGGCTACCATAATCAAAACTTTAGCATCAAGTGCAGGATCTTTTCCTCTTCAACAAGCGTGCTCCAAGGTGGTACCAGCAATTGCAAGATATGGGATTGAACCAACGACCCCAGAGCATAAGAAAAGGCATATAATTCACTCGCTTTGTAAGCCTCTTTCAGAAGCTCTCTTAGGTTCTCAAGAATGCCTGACTTCAGGGGCTGCCCTTTGCCTGAAGGCTCTAGTGGACTCAGATAATTGGCGGTTTGCTTCAGATGAGATGGTGAATAGGGTTTGTCAGAATGTGGCTGTTTCTTTGGAGGAGAAGCCCACGCAAACTAATTCACACATGGCCCTGGTAATGGCTTTGGCTAAGCATAATGCTTTGATAGTTGAAGCATATGCAAGACTCTTGGTACAATCTGGATTGCGCATCTTGAAAGCTGGGGTCTTAGAGGGTAATTCTCAGAAACGATTATCGGCTATCCAAATGGTCAATTTCTTGATGAAATGTCTGGATTCTAGGAGCATATTCTCAGAAATTGACTTGATAATTGAGGAGATGAATGAGTGCCAGTCCGATCCAATGGCATATGTGAGTGGAGCTGCATTTGAAGCCTTGCAAACTGCAAAGAAAATTGCTGCAGAGAAAGGGTCAACATTCGAGAAGAGTTCTGGTTCAATTACTGGATCAAACTTTGGCAGGAGAGACCACAGAGGAAGGAGAAATTTGTCCAGTGCCTATGGTGATCAATCTCCAGCATCTATATCACCTGAATCACAAACTCTCGATTCCTTTATGGAATATGAATCTTTCATTGAGTCACCTATTTCAACAACTAATACTTCTTCCAGTGAGTATGACCGTGGGAGTGTGAATCGGAAACTATGGAGTTTTGAGAATGGAGGGGTGGACGTATCTCTAAAAGATGGTTTATTTTCAGAGTTGTCTCAAGGAAGTCCCATCCATGATGCATTCTCTGATCAGTCTGGGCTACATGAACTTACTGAAAACAGAGGACGTTGCACCGGTGAATTTGCAGGTTTCTTGCCAAGAAGTCCTAGAAATGGACTATCGAGGTGCACCACTCCCAGTCCTCAGGTATTTTCCTGACACATGTTTCATAagtcacttgttttttttttaaccacggATTTAGGCAAGGATTGAATAGTGATAATGGATTTTTAACCTCATGGTGCAGAAAATAGGCTGGCTACAGTGtttattttccatttaaatCATATTTGAGGAGGGTTTTAAACTGCCAACAACATTTTCTAAATACATATCAAACAGCTGGAGAATCAGTATGGAGGATTTTCCCACCTTTTCTCATTTGGAATTGGCTATAGTTTCTTGTTTCATTGTCGTGAAATGGATATACTTCCTCTTTTGCTGTCAAGTATACATTAAGTCATAGCTTATAAAGGTTGCCTATGTTAATACAGTGATCATACCTTCTAAAGGAGACTAGAATTATTGCTGAGATTCTTGTACTCCAGCTGAACAAATttcttatttacttttttttgtagGCCTGCGCTCATTTTTTTATACCAGTTGAAGCATGAGATATATCAACATTTGCCAATCAAAACAAGTTTACTTGATGCTTGAGATATTGGTTTTTGATTGCTAATATAGATTGCATTTCACACCTTTTTGTGTGTTTCAGCGGTCACGCTCTCATATAAATGTCGACAGCGTTAGCATCTTCACAACTCCCAGGAAGCTCGTACACGCTCTCCAGGATCCTAATGATTTGGATTCAGATTTCTCTGAGGAACAGAATGGAAGGTTCGGAAGTCCATGCTCGTGCAAATTTGATTATAGGCCCACTCTGAGGTTAAAACAAAATGGCTTTCAGCAGGATATGGGTTCGGAGGTCAATGAGAATGGAAACTCATATGCTGGTGGTGAGCAGTTACAAGGTCCCTCTGAATCAGTGGCATCAACAGAGGAAATTCCGGTCAACACTGATACGCAAGTGTCTACAGAGGTGGTTCTTGGAAAGAAAACTGAtgatcctaaaaaaaattgcGCTGAAAGGGAAATGAGGAAGACTTCTTCCCTGTTAGTTGTTGGGTTCTGCATTGCTTTGCTAGCAATTCTTGCCTCATTAATGTTCATTTATCTGCAGGATGATAGTCATCATATGGTTCCAACTTGATTCTCTCATTTGTATCAAAATCTCCCAGTTACACTGTATTAGGTCATTTTGAATATCCCAGGTTTCTCTGTAGCAATGTTAGGTAGTCAGTTGCTCCAACTATGAGTTGGATGTTTATGTGTTTAATATCATGAAACAATTTGTGTTCTTGcaacttttctcttcttttctttttttaatcgttGAACATGTTAACTACATTAACCGAATATTGTTCCTTAAAATCACCTGCAAAAACAAGAGGAAGTGGAGAGCTGGAGAAGCAGACAAAAATTGTCTTATGGACAGTGAAATGATGTGTTATGCAAGCTGAAAGTTATGATgtgcaaaatatattttgatttaaaaaaaaaaatgttacaaaGCTTAGTTAATAAATCTAGTCTGGTAGACGTATATAAAAACTGGATCTTGAATTACACAAGTTAACTTAGATTaactcaagaaaattaaaaaataaaaagatcacaTGAAAAGATTAAGAAATTTGTGTGGATTTATGATAGATGTGAAATGGTTTCTCTTCATGAACAAAGTATGTTGCCTTTTGTACAACCCTgggatccatcttgagcataaAAATCAGATGAAAGCGCAAACATGTTTCAATGGTACTCAGAGATTTGGATTGTGTAAATGCTGACTGCCTGTCCATGCGTCTCCAGGATTCAAAGTTACTGGTTTAAGCATGGCTGATTGGCCTACACTTATAAAAGAATACATGCCATAGCTTTCATGGTTTGAACCAGGACTAAATATGTATAGTTCCTCGAACCCCTCCCTTCCTACAACAACTGAGTTTCTTCTGCCCTGTTATTGCAACAGAAGTGGAAAAGGAAAGCATTTGTGAGCGACCAGCATCTGTAAATGTGGAAACCAATACTAAAGTACAGAAATAGAATCACTGAACATGAACTTTGGGTATCAGCAATCAAGAATTTGAGCTTGAACTAGCTTGAATTATTGGAGATGAGAGTCGATAAGAAGAGTACCCTGTCAATGATTGTGAAGTCTCGCGGTGCGCTGGTGTAAATCCTGCTCATTTCCTCAGTTAAATTCTTATAATTATCAT
This genomic stretch from Populus alba chromosome 19, ASM523922v2, whole genome shotgun sequence harbors:
- the LOC118056732 gene encoding protein SINE1 isoform X1 — encoded protein: MESPSNWQQRRAFVRSTMGRNLSPILRQELANLDKDADSRKSAMKALKLYVKGLDSKAIPQFLAQVSETKETGSLSGEYTISLYEVLARVHGVNIVTQVDSIMATIIKTLASSAGSFPLQQACSKVVPAIARYGIEPTTPEHKKRHIIHSLCKPLSEALLGSQECLTSGAALCLKALVDSDNWRFASDEMVNRVCQNVAVSLEEKPTQTNSHMALVMALAKHNALIVEAYARLLVQSGLRILKAGVLEGNSQKRLSAIQMVNFLMKCLDSRSIFSEIDLIIEEMNECQSDPMAYVSGAAFEALQTAKKIAAEKGSTFEKSSGSITGSNFGRRDHRGRRNLSSAYGDQSPASISPESQTLDSFMEYESFIESPISTTNTSSSEYDRGSVNRKLWSFENGGVDVSLKDGLFSELSQGSPIHDAFSDQSGLHELTENRGRCTGEFAGFLPRSPRNGLSRCTTPSPQRSRSHINVDSVSIFTTPRKLVHALQDPNDLDSDFSEEQNGRFGSPCSCKFDYRPTLRLKQNGFQQDMGSEVNENGNSYAGGEQLQGPSESVASTEEIPVNTDTQVSTEVVLGKKTDDPKKNCAEREMRKTSSLLVVGFCIALLAILASLMFIYLQDDSHHMVPT
- the LOC118056732 gene encoding protein SINE1 isoform X2, producing the protein MGRNLSPILRQELANLDKDADSRKSAMKALKLYVKGLDSKAIPQFLAQVSETKETGSLSGEYTISLYEVLARVHGVNIVTQVDSIMATIIKTLASSAGSFPLQQACSKVVPAIARYGIEPTTPEHKKRHIIHSLCKPLSEALLGSQECLTSGAALCLKALVDSDNWRFASDEMVNRVCQNVAVSLEEKPTQTNSHMALVMALAKHNALIVEAYARLLVQSGLRILKAGVLEGNSQKRLSAIQMVNFLMKCLDSRSIFSEIDLIIEEMNECQSDPMAYVSGAAFEALQTAKKIAAEKGSTFEKSSGSITGSNFGRRDHRGRRNLSSAYGDQSPASISPESQTLDSFMEYESFIESPISTTNTSSSEYDRGSVNRKLWSFENGGVDVSLKDGLFSELSQGSPIHDAFSDQSGLHELTENRGRCTGEFAGFLPRSPRNGLSRCTTPSPQRSRSHINVDSVSIFTTPRKLVHALQDPNDLDSDFSEEQNGRFGSPCSCKFDYRPTLRLKQNGFQQDMGSEVNENGNSYAGGEQLQGPSESVASTEEIPVNTDTQVSTEVVLGKKTDDPKKNCAEREMRKTSSLLVVGFCIALLAILASLMFIYLQDDSHHMVPT